A single genomic interval of Asinibacterium sp. OR53 harbors:
- a CDS encoding OsmC family protein, which translates to MKEHHYTTSVQWTGNNGSGTDHYRNYERSHTISVEGKAAIAASSDPSFRGDKTKYNPEELLVASISSCHMLWYLHLCSEAGVIVTDYTDNATGIMAETADGGGHFVEVTLHPTVTVKEASMIDKANGLHEKAHKLCFIANSVNFPVKHQPVTKVV; encoded by the coding sequence ATGAAGGAACATCATTATACAACATCCGTTCAATGGACAGGCAATAATGGCTCCGGCACGGATCATTATCGCAATTATGAGCGAAGCCATACCATTAGTGTTGAAGGGAAGGCGGCCATTGCTGCTTCATCCGATCCTTCGTTCCGGGGTGATAAAACAAAATACAACCCGGAAGAATTATTAGTGGCGTCAATATCGTCCTGCCACATGTTGTGGTACCTTCACCTCTGTTCGGAAGCCGGGGTAATCGTAACAGATTATACAGATAATGCTACCGGCATCATGGCAGAAACAGCGGATGGCGGCGGGCATTTTGTTGAAGTTACACTGCACCCCACCGTAACAGTAAAAGAAGCATCCATGATTGACAAAGCGAACGGGTTGCATGAAAAGGCCCATAAGCTTTGCTTTATTGCCAATTCAGTCAACTTCCCTGTAAAACATCAACCGGTAACCAAAGTAGTATAG
- a CDS encoding alpha-L-fucosidase — MKKAFLFLLLINCLVQHAFSQEKKIFNETATQKAERLKWWTDARFGMFIHWGIYALPARHEWVKHNERLTNEQYQKYFDHFNPDEFDPKKWAKEAKQAGMQYAVLTTKHHDGFCLFDSKYTNYKATNTKAHRDLVKEFVAAFRAEGIKVGFYYSLLDWHHPDYTVDDAHPQRPADNLGEKEKEEVYSSFNKNRDMARYRQYLKNQVAELMTNYGKIDILWLDWTWGKGAKHGKHPQDWGAVDLIKMVRKLQPGILVNNRLGLDQDGYADGGDFETPEQVKPAELLKYKGKYWETCQTFSGSWGYYRDEHSWKNQRQLLDLLITAAANGGNLILNVGPTARGEFDYRATHALDSLGYWMHEHHPSIYHCTFPPDEYNLPASMDDRLTYNPDTKKLYLHLFHYPDNGELVLPNYNGKISYAQLLNDDSEVPFKAGGNTTDLVLKLPKAKPPYEIPVIELSLK, encoded by the coding sequence ATGAAAAAAGCATTTTTGTTTTTATTGCTGATAAACTGTTTGGTTCAGCATGCCTTTTCACAAGAAAAGAAAATATTCAATGAAACGGCCACACAAAAAGCCGAACGCCTCAAATGGTGGACCGATGCGCGTTTTGGCATGTTTATCCATTGGGGAATATATGCCCTGCCGGCCAGGCACGAGTGGGTAAAACACAATGAAAGACTTACAAACGAGCAATACCAAAAATATTTCGACCACTTTAACCCGGATGAGTTCGATCCTAAAAAATGGGCGAAAGAAGCCAAACAGGCCGGGATGCAATATGCAGTGCTTACTACCAAGCACCACGACGGGTTTTGTTTGTTCGATTCAAAATACACAAATTATAAAGCCACTAATACAAAAGCGCATCGCGATCTGGTAAAAGAATTTGTAGCTGCCTTCCGTGCAGAAGGAATTAAAGTAGGGTTCTATTATTCATTGCTCGACTGGCATCACCCGGATTATACGGTAGATGATGCGCATCCGCAAAGACCCGCCGATAACCTAGGAGAGAAAGAAAAAGAAGAGGTATATAGCAGCTTCAATAAAAACCGCGATATGGCCAGGTACAGACAATACCTGAAAAACCAGGTGGCTGAACTGATGACCAACTATGGTAAGATCGATATTCTCTGGCTGGATTGGACCTGGGGTAAAGGCGCTAAGCATGGCAAGCATCCGCAAGATTGGGGTGCTGTGGATCTGATCAAAATGGTCAGGAAATTACAACCGGGTATCCTGGTCAATAACAGGCTGGGACTCGACCAGGATGGTTATGCAGATGGCGGCGACTTTGAAACTCCCGAACAGGTGAAACCTGCCGAGCTGCTGAAATACAAAGGAAAATATTGGGAAACCTGCCAAACATTTTCCGGTTCATGGGGATATTACCGCGATGAGCATTCCTGGAAAAACCAGCGCCAATTGCTCGACTTATTGATCACTGCTGCTGCAAACGGGGGTAACCTCATTTTGAATGTAGGTCCTACTGCACGTGGCGAATTCGATTACCGCGCCACCCATGCGTTAGACAGCCTGGGCTATTGGATGCATGAACACCATCCGTCTATTTATCATTGCACTTTTCCGCCTGACGAATACAATTTACCTGCATCGATGGATGACCGGTTGACTTATAATCCCGACACAAAAAAATTATACCTGCATCTTTTCCATTATCCCGATAACGGGGAATTGGTATTGCCCAATTATAACGGGAAGATCAGCTATGCACAGCTCCTGAATGATGATTCTGAAGTGCCATTTAAAGCAGGAGGTAATACAACGGATCTAGTGTTAAAACTTCCCAAGGCCAAACCTCCTTATGAGATACCGGTTATTGAGCTTAGTTTGAAATAA
- a CDS encoding HigA family addiction module antitoxin, producing the protein MVKHKRGIKPEHPGVILKELFLDELNISVTEFADKIGVTRVTVSRLINGHQGITAEMAIRLSKAFRNTPELWLNLQRNFDLWEAEHNKVIEVEAIAY; encoded by the coding sequence ATGGTCAAGCACAAACGCGGCATTAAGCCAGAACACCCAGGCGTCATTTTAAAAGAGCTCTTCCTGGACGAGTTGAATATTTCTGTTACAGAATTTGCCGACAAAATCGGCGTTACCCGAGTTACCGTAAGCCGATTAATCAACGGCCACCAGGGAATCACCGCCGAAATGGCCATCCGCCTCTCGAAAGCATTTCGCAACACTCCCGAACTGTGGCTTAACCTCCAGCGCAACTTCGACCTGTGGGAAGCTGAACATAACAAAGTGATCGAAGTTGAAGCCATTGCCTATTAA
- a CDS encoding type II toxin-antitoxin system RelE/ParE family toxin: MIVSIQHKGLRDFWMKGNGARLPTDQLRKIKLILDILDAAETIEAVDFPGARLHALKGDLKGFWSITVKTNWRIIFQFEEGNAYLVDYLDYH, encoded by the coding sequence ATGATCGTTTCTATACAGCACAAAGGTTTGAGGGATTTCTGGATGAAAGGCAATGGGGCCAGGCTGCCAACGGACCAACTACGCAAAATCAAGCTGATTCTGGATATCTTAGATGCAGCAGAAACGATAGAAGCTGTCGACTTCCCAGGCGCCCGACTGCATGCCCTGAAAGGTGATTTAAAAGGGTTCTGGTCCATTACGGTAAAAACAAACTGGAGGATCATTTTTCAATTCGAAGAGGGCAACGCTTACCTAGTTGATTACCTTGACTATCATTAA
- a CDS encoding BamA/TamA family outer membrane protein gives MKQISIKSHYPFFLLLFVFICLAVNNPLRAQNTIQNINRRADTVAEKDVIDIILGVLKKDASKRGPTGEKHSGKLHLSGSPAIEYSLQTGLSFNVTGNIAFYTTDQADANISSILVAPMFTQKQQFVVPLQSSIWTKGNLYNFIGDWRFLKYPEDTYGLGGNTKSADGYKLDYNYIRFYQFALRKIGNDLYTGLGYQLDYHYNIKELTPPVGVITDFQRYGFASSSRSSGLSLDFLYDTRRNSINPDPGFYSNIVFRQNMQWIGSDENYNSLLIDVRKYLHPISGSRNTLAFWSYNLFTLGGHPPYLDLPSTGWDTYSNTGRGYVQSRFRSRNMVDLEAEYRFGISRNGLIGGVVFANAQSYSEMTTNRFEVLQPGYGAGLRIKFNKFSRTNVCIDYGFGLHGSSGLFLNLGEVF, from the coding sequence TTGAAGCAAATCAGCATTAAATCACATTATCCTTTCTTCCTTTTATTGTTTGTTTTTATCTGTTTGGCAGTCAATAACCCACTTAGAGCACAGAATACCATTCAAAATATCAATCGAAGAGCCGATACGGTGGCTGAAAAAGATGTGATCGATATTATTCTGGGTGTATTGAAAAAAGATGCATCGAAACGCGGACCTACCGGTGAGAAGCACAGTGGCAAATTGCACCTGTCTGGGTCCCCGGCAATAGAATATTCGCTGCAAACGGGTTTGTCTTTTAATGTAACGGGTAATATTGCGTTCTATACCACCGACCAGGCAGACGCCAATATATCATCCATACTGGTAGCGCCGATGTTCACGCAGAAACAGCAGTTTGTGGTTCCGCTGCAATCGAGTATATGGACAAAAGGGAACCTGTATAATTTTATCGGTGACTGGCGATTCCTTAAATACCCGGAAGATACTTATGGACTCGGAGGCAATACAAAATCAGCAGATGGCTATAAATTGGATTATAATTATATCCGTTTTTACCAGTTCGCCCTGCGGAAAATAGGGAATGACCTCTATACGGGGCTGGGTTACCAGCTCGATTATCATTATAATATCAAGGAACTAACACCTCCTGTGGGGGTAATAACCGATTTTCAGCGATATGGATTTGCTTCCAGTTCCCGTTCATCGGGCTTGTCGCTCGATTTTTTATACGACACGCGGAGGAACTCTATCAATCCGGATCCCGGCTTTTATAGCAATATCGTGTTTCGTCAGAATATGCAATGGATAGGAAGTGATGAAAATTACAACAGCCTGCTGATCGATGTGCGTAAATACCTTCACCCTATCAGCGGTTCCAGGAACACATTGGCTTTTTGGTCGTACAACCTGTTTACCCTGGGCGGACATCCGCCTTATCTTGACTTGCCCAGTACCGGTTGGGATACCTATAGTAATACAGGCAGGGGATATGTCCAGAGTCGTTTCCGCAGCCGTAATATGGTAGACCTTGAAGCCGAATACCGTTTTGGTATTAGCCGCAACGGATTAATAGGAGGGGTAGTGTTTGCCAATGCGCAATCTTATTCAGAAATGACCACCAACCGTTTTGAAGTGCTCCAACCTGGTTATGGCGCAGGGTTACGCATCAAATTCAATAAATTTTCGAGAACAAATGTCTGTATCGACTATGGCTTTGGTTTGCACGGGTCAAGCGGATTATTCTTGAATTTAGGCGAGGTGTTCTGA
- a CDS encoding LacI family DNA-binding transcriptional regulator — MADQVTIKDIARLLNISPSTVSRALKSSHEINKETQRLVKETAERLHYRPNMAALSLVKAKTKTIGVIVPNLGYYVFSTALQGIEDAASKRGYTVIACQSMEQYEREIKNTQDMMRSSVDGIILSLAQHTKDYQHILELQQSGMPVVLFDRIADELNTSKVIVDNMAGSFGAVEHLIKMGCRRIAYIGGPSELSISSRRKEGYRLALVKYHIPIDEQLVVYCEFNHEKSVKAITQLLKLKNPPDGIFTCSDRQAIAAMVAAQAKKLRIPEDIAIVGFNDEPVVSIMSPALSSVRQPAFEMGQMAAGLLIDQIEQGKSFTPQTKLYTTKLVKRASSKRK; from the coding sequence ATGGCCGACCAGGTTACGATAAAAGATATCGCGCGATTGCTGAATATCTCACCTTCCACGGTGTCCAGGGCATTGAAATCGAGCCATGAGATCAACAAGGAAACACAAAGACTGGTGAAAGAAACAGCCGAGCGGCTTCATTACCGTCCGAATATGGCTGCTCTAAGCCTGGTCAAAGCCAAGACCAAAACCATCGGTGTCATTGTTCCCAACCTGGGGTATTATGTTTTTTCCACCGCATTACAGGGCATCGAAGACGCCGCTTCCAAAAGAGGCTATACGGTGATCGCCTGCCAGTCGATGGAACAATATGAACGCGAGATCAAGAATACACAGGATATGATGCGCAGCAGTGTGGACGGCATCATTTTATCGCTGGCGCAGCACACCAAAGACTACCAGCATATACTGGAATTGCAGCAAAGCGGCATGCCTGTGGTGTTGTTTGATCGCATTGCCGATGAATTGAACACTTCAAAAGTGATCGTTGATAATATGGCCGGCTCTTTCGGCGCCGTTGAACACCTCATTAAAATGGGTTGCCGCCGCATTGCTTATATCGGAGGCCCTTCGGAATTATCCATCAGCAGCCGCCGAAAAGAAGGTTACCGGCTGGCATTGGTGAAATACCATATTCCCATCGATGAACAATTGGTGGTGTATTGCGAATTCAACCACGAGAAAAGTGTGAAAGCAATAACACAACTGCTCAAGCTGAAAAACCCGCCCGATGGTATTTTCACTTGCAGCGACCGGCAGGCCATTGCAGCCATGGTGGCAGCGCAGGCAAAGAAACTGCGTATTCCGGAAGACATTGCTATTGTGGGATTCAATGATGAACCGGTAGTGTCTATCATGTCTCCTGCCCTTTCGAGTGTACGGCAGCCGGCTTTTGAAATGGGACAAATGGCTGCAGGGCTACTGATCGACCAAATTGAACAAGGTAAATCATTCACCCCGCAAACCAAATTGTACACTACCAAACTTGTTAAGCGGGCTTCCTCGAAAAGGAAATAA
- the kduI gene encoding 5-dehydro-4-deoxy-D-glucuronate isomerase has product MSHSFRYQTSRSAEEVKKMDTAQLRNAFLVEKVFEKDTITATYSMQDRFIVLGVKPVQEKLSLPAFYELTKADYFLERREVGIINVGGKGTVTVDGESYQLDNKDCLYIGKGKQSVVFASADAQAPALFYINSALAAAAYPTTHIRKADITPLTLGDALTSNYRNIYQYILPGRVQSCQLVMGFTELLNGSVWNSIPPHTHLRRNEVYFYFDVPEEQVVLHLMGEPTETRHLFMHNHQAVVSPEWSIHAGAGTASYSFIWGMAGENQDYTDMDKLEVKNLR; this is encoded by the coding sequence ATGTCACATTCGTTTCGTTACCAGACTTCCCGCAGCGCCGAGGAAGTGAAAAAAATGGATACCGCACAGTTGCGGAATGCTTTCCTTGTGGAGAAAGTATTTGAGAAAGATACCATCACTGCTACTTATTCCATGCAGGACCGTTTTATTGTACTGGGTGTAAAACCTGTTCAGGAAAAACTGAGTCTGCCTGCTTTTTATGAACTCACCAAGGCCGATTATTTTCTTGAAAGAAGAGAGGTCGGCATCATCAATGTAGGCGGCAAAGGAACGGTAACTGTTGATGGCGAATCATATCAACTGGACAATAAAGATTGTCTTTATATAGGTAAAGGCAAGCAGTCCGTTGTATTTGCAAGTGCAGATGCACAAGCGCCCGCTTTGTTCTATATCAATTCGGCATTGGCTGCTGCAGCTTATCCTACAACACATATCCGTAAAGCAGACATCACGCCGCTGACACTGGGCGATGCGCTGACTTCCAATTACCGCAATATTTACCAGTATATTTTACCGGGCCGCGTACAAAGCTGCCAGTTGGTGATGGGATTCACGGAGTTATTGAACGGCAGCGTATGGAACTCCATCCCGCCGCATACACATTTGCGACGAAACGAAGTGTATTTCTATTTCGACGTGCCGGAAGAGCAGGTGGTATTGCACCTGATGGGAGAGCCCACAGAAACAAGACATTTATTCATGCACAATCACCAGGCCGTTGTATCGCCCGAGTGGAGCATACATGCGGGAGCCGGAACGGCATCCTATTCATTTATATGGGGAATGGCGGGAGAGAACCAGGATTATACCGATATGGATAAACTGGAAGTAAAAAATCTCCGCTAA
- a CDS encoding ABC transporter ATP-binding protein, which yields MHLLSVSSLNKQQGSFALKDISFQQLPFQKIAIAGETGSGKSTLLKIIAGLVQPDAGQVLFEGKRVTGPLEQLVPGHPGIAYLSQHYELRNNYRMEELLEYANKLPEEKAQALYRLCRIDHLLKRKNDQLSGGEKQRIALAKLLTQTPRLLLLDEPFSNLDPIHKNILKRVLEDIGKEWQITCLLTSHDPLDTLSWADEIIAMKDGQIIQQAPAQEIYRNPVNDYVAGLFGSYNRFDKTDVVLFPSLSTLPMNGKPLYLRPEQFRVVTAADANAVKGAIQQISFWGSYYEIQVLIGHKQVVVKTMQPPEPQQEWLYLSF from the coding sequence ATGCATTTGCTCTCCGTATCTTCCCTCAATAAGCAACAAGGCAGTTTTGCATTAAAGGATATTTCTTTTCAGCAATTACCCTTCCAAAAGATCGCTATCGCCGGAGAAACGGGTTCCGGTAAAAGCACACTGCTTAAAATCATAGCGGGACTGGTACAGCCCGATGCCGGGCAGGTATTGTTTGAAGGAAAACGTGTAACAGGTCCTCTTGAGCAACTGGTTCCGGGTCACCCCGGCATTGCTTATCTCTCGCAGCATTATGAGTTGCGCAACAACTACCGCATGGAAGAGTTGCTCGAATATGCCAACAAGTTACCGGAAGAAAAAGCACAAGCATTGTACCGGCTCTGCCGCATCGATCACCTGCTGAAAAGAAAGAATGATCAATTATCGGGCGGAGAGAAACAACGCATTGCATTGGCAAAGCTGCTGACCCAAACGCCCAGGTTGTTGTTACTCGATGAACCCTTCTCCAACCTCGACCCCATTCACAAAAACATATTGAAGCGCGTGCTGGAAGATATCGGCAAAGAATGGCAAATCACCTGCCTGCTCACTTCTCACGATCCGCTCGACACCTTATCCTGGGCCGATGAGATCATTGCCATGAAAGATGGACAGATCATACAACAAGCACCCGCACAAGAAATATACCGTAACCCTGTAAACGATTATGTAGCCGGGCTCTTTGGCAGTTACAACAGATTCGACAAGACCGATGTTGTACTGTTCCCTTCATTAAGCACCTTGCCTATGAACGGGAAACCCCTTTACCTGCGCCCCGAACAATTCCGCGTAGTAACTGCTGCTGATGCTAATGCTGTGAAAGGTGCCATACAACAGATCAGTTTTTGGGGAAGTTATTATGAGATACAGGTGCTCATAGGTCACAAGCAGGTAGTAGTAAAAACCATGCAGCCACCAGAGCCGCAACAGGAATGGCTTTACCTCTCGTTTTGA
- a CDS encoding MFS transporter — MNFKTVNNITGWVVCLIACTVYLLTIEAGGSFWDCGEFVSCCFKVQIPHPPGAPLFVLLGRLFIVAFGDHPLNAAKAVNCMSALASGFTILFLFWTITHMAKRLLLRNAPTLNNTQIISIMGAGAVGALAFTFSDSFWFSAVEGEVYAMSSFFTAIVFWCICKWEERADEPQADRWIVFIFFLIGMSIGVHLLSILDIPAIVMVYYFRRKDRFEYRLVKKYFLWVVCIGGIVATLGALFMAQRDTPDGQSFDGTVAGLFFLGTLLVIAGLYLAEWIGKKQKAFFGSVYVFLLLSCAVELFVQIGVIQYSIKAAGSFDLFFVNSLRLPFFSGFTFFFILVAAGVWAALRYANKKKWPMLNLGLWCMVFILFGYSPYVTTMIRSNADPGVDMFNVDNPMNLYGYLGREQYGDFPLLYGQKFTARPIDYKVGSTKYGKGNHGQYVEVGKNEYPVFAQEDQMIFPRMWDMSNEQSHADYYAQFMGARKLKDGSYDSSPGFADNLSFFLRYQNYYMYWRYFLWNFSGRQNDAQGLFTDNVRDGNWITGIPFIDHIFYGDQSALPDSLKHNKANNKLFALPLILGLIGMLYHFKKNSEHAIVVMMLFVVTGIGIVLYINQSGMQPRERDYAYVGSFYAFAIWIGLGVLYFTDKALKQQRYGKSLALGAILLLLGIPALMAQQEWDDHDRSQKQLARDMARNYLESCPPNAILFTFADNDTYPLWYAQEVEGIRPDVRVVITTLIAADWCINQLRYKINQSAPVDVIWTKDQILGDKRSIAICQPQPGFPQDRYYDLYDVMKNYLGDDSHLDNRGYVNLPVTRFSVPVNEQLVRANGTVNATDSVQKEMRFEITKRYLYKNDLAILNIIAANQWKRPICFSGPYDDLGFGNNLRKEGMVYQLVPVLQSPINTDRSMDIVLHHFSSGNAQIPGVYFDEPNRLQLNLLRRTMAELAIDLCGKNRKQDAIKILERADVLIDEHNFPYGMVSRGNDHNRQSMYFLDACYRAGDERLIQKVTASLKKDLQEQVRYYQQLATEKADGLQYDWQEASRMLEILNKLKTQNER, encoded by the coding sequence ATGAATTTTAAAACAGTGAATAATATCACAGGGTGGGTCGTGTGCCTGATCGCCTGTACGGTGTACCTGCTTACAATAGAAGCAGGGGGTAGTTTTTGGGATTGCGGCGAATTTGTAAGCTGCTGTTTCAAAGTGCAGATACCGCATCCGCCGGGCGCGCCGCTGTTCGTGCTCTTGGGCAGGTTGTTCATTGTGGCATTCGGAGATCATCCGCTCAATGCTGCCAAAGCCGTCAACTGCATGAGTGCCCTGGCGAGCGGGTTTACCATCCTTTTTTTATTCTGGACCATCACACATATGGCCAAAAGATTACTGTTGCGTAATGCTCCAACACTTAACAACACGCAGATCATTTCCATTATGGGCGCAGGTGCAGTGGGCGCCCTGGCTTTTACTTTTTCCGATTCGTTCTGGTTCAGCGCCGTGGAAGGGGAAGTGTATGCCATGAGTTCTTTTTTTACCGCCATTGTGTTCTGGTGTATTTGCAAATGGGAAGAGAGAGCCGATGAGCCGCAGGCCGACAGGTGGATCGTTTTTATTTTTTTTCTTATTGGTATGTCCATCGGTGTACACCTGTTGAGTATACTCGACATACCAGCCATTGTGATGGTCTATTATTTCAGAAGGAAAGACCGGTTTGAATATCGCCTGGTTAAAAAATATTTTCTGTGGGTCGTATGCATAGGTGGCATAGTGGCCACACTGGGCGCTTTGTTCATGGCGCAGCGTGACACACCGGACGGACAATCATTCGATGGAACGGTAGCCGGTTTGTTTTTTCTCGGCACGTTGTTGGTAATCGCAGGCCTGTACCTGGCAGAATGGATAGGCAAAAAACAAAAAGCCTTTTTTGGCAGCGTGTATGTTTTCCTGTTGCTAAGCTGTGCAGTGGAATTGTTTGTACAGATAGGCGTTATTCAGTATTCCATCAAAGCTGCCGGCAGTTTCGATCTGTTCTTTGTGAATTCACTGAGATTGCCGTTCTTTTCGGGATTTACTTTTTTCTTCATACTGGTAGCAGCAGGCGTATGGGCAGCTTTGCGTTATGCCAATAAAAAGAAATGGCCTATGCTCAACCTGGGACTCTGGTGTATGGTGTTTATATTGTTTGGCTACAGTCCTTATGTTACCACCATGATACGCAGCAATGCAGATCCCGGTGTGGATATGTTCAATGTAGATAACCCTATGAACCTGTATGGTTACCTGGGAAGAGAGCAATACGGAGATTTTCCGCTTTTATACGGACAAAAATTCACTGCCCGTCCCATCGATTACAAAGTGGGATCAACAAAATACGGCAAGGGTAATCATGGGCAATATGTAGAAGTGGGCAAGAATGAATATCCTGTATTTGCACAGGAAGACCAGATGATCTTTCCGCGCATGTGGGATATGAGCAACGAACAGTCGCATGCAGATTATTATGCCCAGTTCATGGGGGCACGCAAACTGAAAGACGGCAGTTACGATAGCAGTCCTGGTTTTGCAGACAATCTTTCTTTTTTTCTCCGCTATCAGAATTACTATATGTACTGGCGTTATTTCCTTTGGAACTTCAGCGGCCGGCAAAATGATGCACAGGGGTTGTTTACAGACAATGTGCGCGATGGCAACTGGATCACCGGCATACCTTTCATTGACCATATTTTTTATGGAGACCAGTCTGCACTGCCCGATAGCCTGAAACACAACAAAGCCAATAACAAATTATTCGCCCTGCCGTTGATATTAGGATTGATAGGCATGCTCTATCATTTTAAAAAGAACAGTGAACATGCTATTGTTGTAATGATGCTTTTCGTGGTTACCGGGATAGGCATTGTATTGTACATCAACCAATCGGGCATGCAACCGCGCGAAAGGGATTATGCTTATGTGGGTTCATTCTATGCATTTGCCATCTGGATAGGATTGGGAGTTTTGTATTTTACCGATAAAGCACTGAAGCAACAACGTTATGGTAAATCGCTTGCGTTGGGCGCCATTTTATTACTGCTGGGTATTCCAGCGTTGATGGCGCAACAGGAATGGGACGATCACGACAGGAGCCAAAAGCAACTGGCGCGCGATATGGCGCGTAATTACCTGGAGAGTTGTCCGCCCAATGCCATCTTATTCACTTTTGCTGATAACGATACCTATCCACTATGGTATGCACAGGAAGTGGAAGGCATACGGCCCGATGTAAGGGTAGTGATCACTACGCTGATTGCTGCCGACTGGTGCATCAACCAGTTGCGCTACAAAATTAATCAAAGCGCACCGGTGGATGTGATCTGGACCAAAGACCAGATACTGGGTGATAAACGCAGTATAGCCATTTGCCAGCCACAGCCAGGCTTTCCGCAAGACAGGTATTATGATCTGTATGATGTAATGAAAAATTATTTAGGAGATGATAGTCACCTCGATAACAGAGGGTATGTTAATTTACCGGTGACCCGTTTTTCCGTTCCGGTTAATGAACAATTGGTGCGTGCGAATGGAACAGTGAATGCAACGGACAGTGTACAAAAAGAGATGCGTTTTGAGATCACAAAGCGATACCTGTACAAGAACGATCTGGCCATATTGAATATCATTGCCGCCAACCAATGGAAGCGACCCATCTGTTTTTCCGGACCTTACGACGACCTGGGCTTTGGCAATAATTTGCGCAAAGAAGGCATGGTGTATCAATTGGTGCCGGTGCTTCAGTCACCCATCAATACAGACCGTTCCATGGATATTGTTTTGCATCATTTCAGTTCGGGCAATGCGCAAATACCCGGTGTTTATTTTGATGAACCAAACCGTCTTCAGCTCAACTTACTTCGTCGTACCATGGCAGAGCTGGCCATCGACCTCTGCGGGAAAAACCGGAAACAGGATGCCATCAAAATATTGGAAAGGGCAGATGTTTTGATAGATGAACACAATTTTCCTTACGGAATGGTGTCGAGGGGGAACGACCACAATCGGCAGTCGATGTATTTCCTCGATGCATGCTATCGCGCCGGTGATGAGCGGCTGATTCAGAAAGTAACGGCTTCATTGAAAAAAGATTTGCAGGAACAGGTGCGTTATTACCAGCAACTCGCTACTGAAAAAGCCGATGGTTTGCAATACGATTGGCAGGAAGCCAGCCGCATGCTGGAGATACTGAACAAATTAAAAACTCAAAACGAGAGGTAA